A window from Musa acuminata AAA Group cultivar baxijiao chromosome BXJ3-10, Cavendish_Baxijiao_AAA, whole genome shotgun sequence encodes these proteins:
- the LOC135650893 gene encoding mitotic checkpoint serine/threonine-protein kinase BUB1-like: protein MDGPIKPIFYLIQSKPSINGLIPSVSPTPTAPEHVTRKLKSGGSQISKFPLFLTLGAATASALSASSLRHHHQRNPPEMVQFDCDDNPLRKDPSWSTQDEPSIRSLVDPILPRLRSIYEAAAESRSHPDDPTAAACFRDLLEDCVRSFADDERYRDDVRFLKICILYGDAIQDFERIFRIMEVKGICQAHSLLYEAYAMSLVAGGKLVEAHEVFQLGISKNAEPLDRLKKMHGMFLNHLAAVAQNAAADPKSDMSSRSLNQQPTLVNPWSMPTIDDLLKKMDTNIRKYNGYCRSSKVYSGKVSLSSLKNSSRNKIVELGGCKYQIKGCSGLGGFAQVYKAYNDSNPDDVLALKIQKPAFPWEFYMYRQLDKRIPDVERSSFGFAHKVHIFADLSVLVCDYLSHGTLQDAINSNLVTHKLMEEVLCIYYTIEMLRMLETLHSVGIIHGDFKPDNLLVRYAREELTEASFITRSGPWRDQGLCLVDWGRGIDLSLFPADTRFIGDCRTSGFRCVEMQDNQPWKYQVDTYGLCVIVHMMLHGSYMTIEKKVNPDGSYHYGPKLPFKRYWNSDLWKPLFSQLLNMRSNGSDVQLLQSLRESFESYLHDNPNLIKTLKHSLAKQKACLCSA from the exons ATGGATGGCCCAATAAAACCCATCTTCTATTTGATTCAATCCAAACCGTCGATTAATGGCCTTATACCCTCCGTGTCCCCCACACCCACTGCTCCCGAGCACGTGACCCGCAAACTCAAAAGTGGCGGATCCCAAATTTCAAAATTCCCTCTCTTCCTCACTCTCGGCGCTGCCACTGCCTCCGCCCTCTCCGCCTCCTCACTCCGTCACCACCATCAAAGAAACCCGCCGGAGATGGTCCAATTCGACTGCGACGATAACCCCCTCCGCAAGGATCCTTCATG GTCGACGCAGGACGAACCATCTATTCGCTCCCTCGTCGATCCCATCCTCCCACGGCTCCG GTCCATCTACGAGGCGGCGGCGGAATCCCGTAGCCACCCGGACGACCCCACCGCCGCTGCCTGCTTCAGGGACCTCCTGGAGGACTGCGTCAGGAGCTTCGCTGATGATGAGCGGTACCGGGACGATGTCAGGTTTCTCAAGATCTGCATTCTATAC GGGGACGCGATTCAGGATTTCGAGAGGATCTTCAGGATCATGGAAGTCAAGGGGATCTGCCAGGCGCATTCTTTGCTTTACGAGGCGTACGCCATGTCTCTTGTTGCGGGTGGGAAGCTGGTGGAGGCCCATGAAGTCTTCCAGCTGGGGATCTCCAA GAACGCGGAGCCACTTGATAGACTAAAGAAGATGCATGGCATGTTCCTGAACCATTTAGCTGCTGTTGCTCAGAATGCAGCTGCTGATCCGAAG AGTGACATGAGTAGTAGGTCACTAAATCAGCAGCCAACTCTTGTCAATCCATGGTCAATGCCTACCATTGATGATTTGCTGAAAAAGATGGATACTAATATCAGAAAATATAAT GGTTATTGCCGTAGCAGTAAGGTATATTCAGGGAAGGTATCTTTATCTTCCTTAAAGAATTCTTCAAGAAATAAAATCGTGGAGCTAG GTGGTTGCAAATACCAGATAAAAGGCTGCTCAGGCCTTGGTGGGTTTGCTCAGGTATACAAGGCTTACAACGACAGCAATCCTGATGATGTCCTTGCACTGAAG ATTCAAAAACCTGCATTTCCATGGGAGTTTTATATGTATCGTCAACTTGATAAGCGCATCCCTGATGTTGAG AGATCAAGCTTTGGTTTTGCTCATAAAGTGCACATCTTTGCTGACTTGAGTGTACTAGTTTGTGATTATTTGTCCCATGGAACACTTCAG GATGCTATAAATTCAAACTTGGTGACGCACAAGCTTATGGAAGAAGTTCTATGCATATACTACACAATTGAGATGCTGCGCATGCTGGAGACTTTGCATAGTGTTGGCATTATTCATGGTGATTTCAAGCCAGATAATCTACTAGTTCGCTATGCAAG GGAAGAATTGACAGAAGCTTCATTCATCACCAGAAGTGGACCTTGGCGAGATCAG GGATTATGCCTTGTCGATTGGGGAAGGGGCATTGATCTAAGCCTTTTCCCTGCTGATACAAGATTTATCGGGGATTGCCGAACATCTGGATTTCGATGTGTAGAGATGCAAGACAATCAACCGTGGAAATATCAG GTTGACACATACGGCCTCTGTGTCATTGTCCACATGATGCTCCATGGATCATATATGACCATAGAGAAGAAGGTTAATCCAGATGGGAGCTACCATTATGGACCAAAATTACCTTTTAAAAG GTATTGGAATTCCGATTTGTGGAAGCCATTATTTTCTCAACTGCTTAACATGAGGTCCAATGGAAGTGATGTGCAGCTGCTACAAAGTTTAAGAGAGTCCTTCGAGAGCTACCTGCATGACAACCCAAATCTAATTAAGACTTTGAAACATTCGCTAGCGAAGCAAAAGGCCTGTCTGTGTTCAGCTTAG
- the LOC135650895 gene encoding frataxin, mitochondrial-like isoform X2: MASRFAPRLLLQRLSTLRRARRTSSILVASEAPADVGGGGLFSPPGPRSALGPRCVSRVSFSTRPSALDERQNPAAIDYRSLMSEEEFQTLADETIHDLLEKFEEYGDAIQVDGYEVDYGNHVLTLKLGSLGTYVINKQTPNRQIWLSSPWSCKVRLGCDG, encoded by the exons ATGGCGTCGCGCTTCGCTCCGAGGCTTCTTCTCCAGCGCTTATCGACGCTGAGAAGAGCTCGGCGGACCTCATCGATTCTGGTAGCCTCCGAAGCTCCCGCTGACGTCGGCGGTGGCGGTCTCTTCTCTCCACCTGGGCCGCGGTCGGCTCTCGGCCCTCGATGCGTTTCCAGGGTTTCCTTCTCCACCCGGCCATCGGCTCTTGACGAAAGGCAGAACCCGGCTGCCATAGACTACCG ATCTCTCATGTCGGAGGAGGAATTCCAAACCCTAGCAGATGAGACGATACATGACTTGTTGGAAAAGTTCGAA GAATACGGTGATGCCATACAAGTTGATGGTTATGAAGTAGACTATGGG AATCACGTTTTGACACTGAAGCTAGGGAGTTTGGGAACTTACGTCATAAACAAGCAAACTCCGAATAGACAAATCTGGTTATCGTCGCCG TGGTCCTGCAAGGTTCGACTGGGATGCGACGGCTAA
- the LOC135650895 gene encoding frataxin, mitochondrial-like isoform X1 produces MASRFAPRLLLQRLSTLRRARRTSSILVASEAPADVGGGGLFSPPGPRSALGPRCVSRVSFSTRPSALDERQNPAAIDYRSLMSEEEFQTLADETIHDLLEKFEEYGDAIQVDGYEVDYGNHVLTLKLGSLGTYVINKQTPNRQIWLSSPVSGPARFDWDATAKTWVYRRTKAALLQLLEGEVGQLCGEPISLR; encoded by the exons ATGGCGTCGCGCTTCGCTCCGAGGCTTCTTCTCCAGCGCTTATCGACGCTGAGAAGAGCTCGGCGGACCTCATCGATTCTGGTAGCCTCCGAAGCTCCCGCTGACGTCGGCGGTGGCGGTCTCTTCTCTCCACCTGGGCCGCGGTCGGCTCTCGGCCCTCGATGCGTTTCCAGGGTTTCCTTCTCCACCCGGCCATCGGCTCTTGACGAAAGGCAGAACCCGGCTGCCATAGACTACCG ATCTCTCATGTCGGAGGAGGAATTCCAAACCCTAGCAGATGAGACGATACATGACTTGTTGGAAAAGTTCGAA GAATACGGTGATGCCATACAAGTTGATGGTTATGAAGTAGACTATGGG AATCACGTTTTGACACTGAAGCTAGGGAGTTTGGGAACTTACGTCATAAACAAGCAAACTCCGAATAGACAAATCTGGTTATCGTCGCCGGTGAG TGGTCCTGCAAGGTTCGACTGGGATGCGACGGCTAAGACTTGGGTGTATAGGAGGACTAAGGCTGCTTTACTGCAGCTTTTGGAAGGAGAAGTCGGGCAACTCTGTGGGGAACCCATCAGCCTTCGTTGA